The proteins below are encoded in one region of Gambusia affinis linkage group LG07, SWU_Gaff_1.0, whole genome shotgun sequence:
- the adnpa gene encoding activity-dependent neuroprotector homeobox a isoform X2 yields the protein MAYSNRELVEFYISYKLSQRNYPSSLLRSEVAEERTNWDGDSRVPSNGPLVNSQAGSPGKPQGPPAGVQVVKSVLKDAAEEFERLYTQSFKHLSLQLDITPDTAYHSFKTVLDELFKGGVNWGRVVAMFTFGGILCVDCVQKNMSELVSRIAEWMTTYLDEQLSPWIQSQGGWDRFANLYGQDAAAEGRRFRETLNKWLLVGVALLTGALLVVFVAKKR from the exons ATGGCCTACAGCAACAGAGAACTGGTGGAGTTCTACATAAGCTACAAATTGTCTCAGAGAAACTATCCAAGCTCTCTGCTGAGGTCCGAGGTTGCCGAGGAGAGGACCAATTGGGACGGAGACAGCCGGGTCCCTAGCAATGGCCCGCTGGTCAACAGCCAGGCCGGCTCCCCGGGGAAGCCACAGGGCCCTCCCGCCGGCGTCCAGGTCGTCAAATCGGTCTTGAAGGACGCGGCGGAGGAGTTTGAACGCCTCTACACCCAAAGCTTTAAACACCTCTCCTTGCAGCTGGACATCACCCCCGACACGGCCTACCACAGCTTCAAGACCGTGCTGGACGAGTTGTTCAAGGGCGGGGTCAACTGGGGGCGGGTGGTGGCCATGTTTACCTTCGGGGGGATTCTGTGTGTGGACTGCGTCCAGAAGAATATGAGTGAGCTGGTCTCCCGCATTGCCGAATGGATGACCACTTACCTGGACGAGCAGCTCAGTCCCTGGATCCAGAGCCAGGGAGGATGG GACCGCTTTGCTAACCTGTACGGCCAGGACGCCGCTGCAGAGGGCCGGAGGTTTCGGGAGACCTTGAACAAATGGCTGCTAGTTGGTGTGGCTCTGCTGACCGGAGCTCTGCTCGTCGTGTTCGTCGCCAAGAAACGATGA
- the adnpa gene encoding activity-dependent neuroprotector homeobox a isoform X1 translates to MYQLPVNNLTKIRKARKQVKKNLEDIGLELCKEVAEEFKEFCPDEQTVKETAGYDICTWDPSHSKTQGYRSKQFCCTECRFSSKYYSGYKNHFRNVHRKILESQLLLNCPYCAFSANRRTLETHVKIFHITNSFQLNYGSPRASVLGNSAVQGNRLEKPMYFCKKCKFRDALYNVVRRHIYREHFQHIVSPYHGRVTGSVKNGACSLNGNSIFCKRCSFSTRSYEALVQHVVEYHERIGSQVTTMIGHANVMMSKPQPTMNEKAALIINRGKAPIPEPTTQPVIGYLKPTVKSPLSVPANPKQVKVNVNGAVAENNQTGVNTAQTQKWKICTVCNELFPENLYSAHFECAHKAKKVWALAKYIMKIHNFTSKCLLCNRYLPSSTLLNHMLIHGLTCPQCHSAFHSIEKIMEHTAKTHPDEFVGPSGASPLTFDLTIKQAKPTNIQLAVLTFNMKESPNGQDQSPPPLQYVQLPGKLQPVRIVEKQNEPRNVASLVQNSDVGKTVCPLCFSILKGPISDALSMHLRQRHQVIQTMHPVENKMTYKCIHCLGVYTSNMVASTITLHLVQCRAVGRSQSSQGFKSALTLNSAGAGILKRQLPTQSPSSPKKIKMSKKTDPCHGSTAPFDGLVLDPSGCEHKTHEARKEFLTAYFNRRPYPTSQEVEKLAASLWLWKSEVASHFALKRKLCLKACETKKVLVQVGLDMNAVRKLKHYLIFDKGRLVGTTSGRSTGLKPHAPHSKPKRHPHTPNRTVEQSGLHIEIISIDSDNEEETEDPVQIEEVDTNPGDNADYKCLKNLTEEEERVEATDRLEEKNSGPEDDLMQDASVLSENEKVEPNQKEEVLSENEKVGIEEKVLPENDTPDVQQEGEVLEDEKADPNQEEEVFTENEKVEQNQEEVLENENERVESKSPQNLTKEENYEGMDEPSMETSSVDDGKENADMSSC, encoded by the exons GAGTTTAAGGAGTTTTGCCCAGATGAACAAACTGTAAAGGAGACTGCAGGCTATGACATCTGCACATGGGATCCGTCTCACTCTAAAACACAG gggTACCGATCGAAGCAGTTTTGCTGTACAGAGTGCCGATTTTCTTCCAAATACTACTCTGGCTACAAAAATCACTTCCGCAATGTGCACCGGAAAATATTGGAGAGTCAACTTCTGCTCAACTGTCCCTACTGTGCTTTCAGTGCAAACAGGAGAACCCTAGAGACGCATGTCAAAATTTTCCACATAACCAACTCATTCCAGCTGAACTATGGCAGCCCACGTGCTTCCGTTTTGGGAAACAGCGCCGTACAGGGAAACAGACTGGAGAAACCAATGTACTTCTGCAAGAAGTGCAAATTCCGAGACGCACTCTACAATGTTGTCAGGAGGCATATTTACAGAGAACATTTCCAGCATATTGTTTCACCGTATCATGGCAGGGTCACTGGATCTGTTAAAAACGGTGCTTGTTCCCTTAACGGCAACAGCATTTTCTGCAAACGGTGTTCGTTTTCCACACGGAGCTATGAGGCTTTGGTGCAGCATGTTGTCGAGTACCACGAACGCATCGGTTCCCAAGTTACAACCATGATTGGACATGCTAATGTCATGATGTCAAAGCCTCAACCAACCATGAACGAGAAAGCTGCTCTGATTATTAACAGGGGTAAAGCTCCTATACCTGAGCCAACAACGCAACCGGTAATTGGCTACTTGAAGCCCACTGTTAAGAGTCCGCTTAGTGTCCCAGCCAATCCGAAGCAGGTCAAGGTTAATGTCAATGGTGCTGTGgctgaaaataatcaaactggTGTAAACACGGCCCAAACTCAGAAGTGGAAGATATGCACCGTTTGCAATGAGCTCTTTCCTGAAAACCTGTACAGTGCTCATTTCGAGTGTGCTCACAAGGCTAAAAAGGTCTGGGCTCTGGCCAAGTACATCATGAAAATCCACAACTTCACCAGCAAGTGTTTGCTTTGCAACCGCTACCTTCCCAGCAGCACATTATTGAACCACATGCTGATTCATGGCTTAACCTGTCCACAGTGCCACTCTGCTTTCCACAGTATTGAGAAAATCATGGAGCACACAGCCAAGACCCACCCAGATGAGTTTGTTGGACCCTCTGGTGCATCTCCTCTAACATTTGATCTGACTATTAAACAAGCCAAACCCACTAACATTCAGCTCGCTGTCCTCACTTTCAACATGAAGGAGTCGCCCAATGGTCAAGATCAATCTCCACCGCCGCTGCAGTACGTTCAGCTGCCTGGAAAATTACAGCCGGTTAGAATTGTGGAAAAGCAAAACGAACCAAGAAATGTAGCTTCACTTGTCCAGAACAGTGACGTTGGAAAGACTGTTTGTCCGCTGTGCTTCTCCATCCTCAAAGGCCCCATCTCTGACGCCTTGTCCATGCACCTGAGACAACGACATCAAGTGATCCAAACCATGCATCCTGTCGAAAATAAGATGACATACAAGTGCATTCATTGTTTAGGGGTGTACACTAGTAACATGGTAGCTTCCACAATCACACTGCACCTTGTGCAATGCAGAGCCGTTGGTAGGAGTCAGTCGAGTCAGGGCTTCAAATCTGCCTTGACTCTCAACTCGGCAGGTGCCGGTATTCTCAAGAGACAGTTGCCAACACAATCTCCTTCAAGTCccaagaaaatcaaaatgagcaaaaaaacagATCCCTGCCACGGAAGCACCGCTCCATTTGACGGCCTGGTTCTGGATCCGTCGGGTTGCGAGCACAAGACACACGAGGCCAGGAAAGAGTTCCTGACGGCATACTTCAATCGACGGCCATACCCAACTTCTCAAGAAGTGGAGAAGCTGGCCGCGAGTCTGTGGCTGTGGAAATCTGAAGTTGCTAGTCACTTTGCGTTGAAGCGAAAGCTGTGTTTAAAGGCCTGTGAAACCAAGAAGGTTTTGGTCCAAGTTGGCCTTGACATGAACGCTGTGCGCAAGCTGAAACATTACCTGATCTTTGATAAGGGGAGGTTGGTCGGCACCACCTCTGGAAGGTCTACAGGCTTAAAGCCACATGCGCCACACTCAAAACCAAAACGACATCCGCACACACCCAACCGCACGGTGGAACAGAGTGGTTTACACATAGAAATCATTTCAATAGACTCAGACAACGAAGAAGAAACAGAGGATCCTGTCCAGATTGAAGAAGTTGACACAAACCCTGGAGACAATGCAGACTACAAGTGCCTGAAGAACCTGACAGAAGAGGAAGAACGTGTGGAAGCGACTGATCGTTTAGAAGAAAAGAACAGTGGCCCAGAAGATGACCTGATGCAAGATGCGTCTGTcttatctgaaaatgaaaaagttgaGCCAAACCAGAAAGAGGAAGTCTTGTCAGAGAATGAAAAAGTTGGTATAGAAGAAAAGGTTTTGCCAGAGAACGACACGCCTGATGTACAACAAGAAGGGGAGGTCTTGGAGGATGAAAAAGCTGACCCCAACCAAGAAGAAGAGGTCTTTACAGAGAATGAAAAGGTTGAGCAAAACCAAGAAGAGGTCTTggagaatgaaaatgaaagggTGGAGTCCAAGTCACCACAGAACCtgacaaaagaggaaaactaTGAGGGCATGGATGAGCCTTCCATGGAAACCAGCTCTGTTGACGATGGGAAAGAAAATGCTGACATGTCCTCATGTTAG